Proteins encoded by one window of Cuniculiplasma divulgatum:
- a CDS encoding NADH-quinone oxidoreductase subunit J — protein sequence MNKIPASISAILFFIVMAVSVVSISGTYVPTQQSITGISKELFSTYIIPFELLSVVLVAGIIGMFHTAEDDE from the coding sequence TTGAATAAAATTCCGGCTTCCATATCTGCAATTCTGTTCTTCATAGTAATGGCTGTCTCAGTCGTTAGTATTTCTGGAACATATGTACCCACCCAGCAGAGCATAACTGGCATATCAAAGGAGTTATTCAGTACGTACATTATACCATTTGAACTTCTTTCTGTCGTACTGGTAGCAGGAATTATAGGAATGTTTCATACAGCGGAGGATGATGAATAA
- the nuoN gene encoding NADH-quinone oxidoreductase subunit NuoN, with protein MTFILDSSILKSLYPEIFLGLVAFGMLLMGRRVKNWMVYTTVSIIALLISMIMLILLDSGNSSFFGGAFVINNFGLFFALILITSSLYVSFTAGSELKHDPEIFFSVFLFVNIAMIIAAFSLNLIFIFIAFEGISIGTYILSAHGKSKRNLEASAKYFFTGVIATGFIVLGSSFYFLSTGTFNLVSSFSISDVTRPSMLLALILLFVGFGFKLALVPLQQWAVDAYDGTNNPVSAFLSSGTKVLAFLIILRVFLVGFSTLSTDVFYLFTIVSIITMTYGNFAALSENNLKRMLAYSSIAQAGYLILVLTVVSSTASQFAITVAIFAAMYYSLVYIFMKGGAFIASGAVKKEKIMINDLSGIGLKSPLFAISLGIMMLALAGIPPTAGFFAKYYLFLSLISGNLWYLAVIGILNSAISVFYYLRVIVVMFRPATEDREFNLSGSILLPVVIGAVMSIGLSFLIYGYPYLSSIVSGLGVGV; from the coding sequence ATGACGTTTATATTAGATTCTTCAATTCTAAAATCTCTGTACCCTGAGATATTCCTTGGCCTGGTGGCTTTTGGAATGTTGTTGATGGGAAGAAGGGTAAAAAACTGGATGGTCTACACCACAGTTTCAATTATAGCACTGCTCATATCAATGATTATGCTAATTCTGCTCGATTCAGGTAATTCTTCATTCTTTGGAGGAGCCTTTGTTATCAACAATTTCGGACTGTTCTTTGCACTTATCCTAATAACATCATCCCTTTATGTCTCATTTACAGCAGGTTCGGAACTGAAGCATGATCCTGAAATTTTCTTTTCTGTCTTTCTTTTTGTAAACATAGCCATGATAATAGCAGCCTTTAGTCTGAACCTCATATTCATATTCATAGCATTTGAGGGAATCAGCATTGGAACTTACATTCTGTCGGCTCATGGAAAATCAAAAAGAAACCTGGAAGCTTCTGCTAAATATTTCTTTACAGGAGTTATAGCAACAGGCTTTATAGTACTCGGTTCATCATTCTATTTCCTATCAACAGGCACATTCAATCTTGTTTCTTCGTTTTCAATCTCTGATGTTACCAGACCTTCAATGCTTCTTGCCTTAATACTCCTTTTTGTTGGATTTGGATTCAAACTTGCTCTAGTACCACTTCAGCAATGGGCAGTAGATGCGTACGATGGGACAAATAATCCTGTTTCAGCTTTCCTTTCATCAGGAACAAAAGTACTTGCCTTTCTTATTATACTGAGAGTATTTCTGGTTGGATTCTCCACATTAAGTACTGATGTTTTCTATCTATTTACCATAGTTTCCATAATAACCATGACATATGGAAACTTCGCGGCACTCTCTGAAAATAATCTGAAAAGGATGCTTGCATATTCAAGCATAGCTCAGGCCGGATATCTGATCCTGGTACTTACGGTGGTTTCCAGTACTGCCTCTCAGTTTGCGATCACAGTAGCAATTTTTGCAGCAATGTACTATTCTCTTGTATATATTTTCATGAAGGGAGGAGCCTTTATTGCATCTGGTGCCGTGAAGAAGGAAAAAATCATGATAAATGATCTCTCAGGCATTGGTCTAAAGTCACCTCTATTCGCCATTTCTCTAGGAATAATGATGCTTGCCCTTGCAGGAATACCACCAACTGCAGGATTCTTCGCTAAATACTATCTATTCCTTTCACTCATAAGCGGAAATCTGTGGTATCTTGCAGTAATAGGTATATTGAACAGTGCAATATCTGTATTCTATTACCTCAGAGTAATTGTGGTCATGTTCAGACCTGCAACAGAGGACAGAGAATTTAATCTCTCAGGCTCCATACTTCTACCTGTTGTTATAGGAGCAGTAATGTCCATAGGGCTTTCATTCCTGATTTATGGATATCCATATTTGAGCAGTATAGTTTCAGGATTAGGAGTTGGTGTGTAA
- a CDS encoding enoyl-CoA hydratase/isomerase family protein has product MQPDNVLSNKVIHEENDVLHSLIINNIPENSMDMEVLQQLFINLSAITSDGNFKPVVIRSRGDNFSMGYDCSCHLVKDNDFLLSVVSLGTGIMQLIRNYEAPVVSYCKGFTLGAGLELTLISDYSVGEKNSKYGLPDILFNFPSIIIPPEGMRHFISGNTVKELATGRILTFNESLEHGIIFRDGNLQDAENMATSLNNTFFRRIKGSRFMKNEIIKAYAHHIETINTKTIRLKELESFRQKLRETA; this is encoded by the coding sequence ATACAACCTGACAATGTACTGAGCAATAAGGTAATTCATGAGGAAAATGATGTTCTTCATTCTTTAATTATAAATAATATACCTGAGAATTCAATGGATATGGAAGTTCTGCAGCAATTATTCATAAATTTATCCGCAATAACTTCAGATGGTAATTTTAAACCTGTGGTCATCAGATCTAGGGGAGATAATTTTTCAATGGGTTACGACTGTTCATGTCATCTTGTAAAAGACAATGATTTCCTGTTGTCAGTTGTATCTCTGGGAACTGGAATAATGCAACTCATAAGAAACTATGAGGCACCTGTTGTTTCATACTGTAAGGGGTTCACCCTTGGGGCAGGACTTGAACTAACCCTGATAAGTGACTATTCTGTTGGCGAAAAAAACAGTAAATATGGTTTACCGGATATTCTTTTTAACTTCCCATCAATCATAATACCTCCTGAAGGAATGAGGCATTTCATTTCAGGCAACACTGTGAAGGAACTTGCCACGGGGAGGATCTTAACATTTAATGAGTCACTGGAACATGGTATAATATTTCGCGATGGAAATCTTCAAGACGCCGAAAACATGGCTACTTCATTAAATAACACTTTCTTCAGGAGAATAAAGGGTTCAAGGTTCATGAAAAATGAGATCATAAAGGCTTATGCCCATCACATAGAAACAATTAACACAAAAACAATCAGATTAAAAGAACTTGAGTCTTTCCGGCAAAAATTAAGAGAGACCGCCTAG
- a CDS encoding NADH-quinone oxidoreductase subunit J, with protein MIFTIITIIFAIILVVLAAISVEQKDIVRSIIFLMAFLFVLSANFIFLGATLVGAIELLVYVGAVSALLVFTMMITGGKEIE; from the coding sequence ATGATCTTTACAATAATTACAATTATATTCGCAATAATTCTCGTAGTTCTTGCAGCAATTTCTGTGGAACAGAAAGATATTGTTAGAAGTATCATATTCCTCATGGCATTCCTTTTCGTACTTTCTGCAAATTTTATATTTCTTGGAGCAACACTGGTAGGAGCAATAGAGTTGCTTGTTTATGTTGGAGCAGTCAGTGCCCTTCTGGTATTTACAATGATGATAACAGGAGGTAAGGAAATTGAATAA
- the nuoK gene encoding NADH-quinone oxidoreductase subunit NuoK — protein sequence MDQFIVQLISLALFTIGLYGIMVSKVGIKMLISVEILLNGAILSLVSAAIGTGKVDPLVMALFTIAIAAVESAVGISILVSIYRKFGKIDISLLKEIRW from the coding sequence ATGGATCAGTTCATAGTTCAGTTAATCTCATTAGCGCTATTCACCATAGGTCTCTACGGCATAATGGTATCAAAAGTGGGGATCAAGATGCTAATTTCAGTTGAAATACTGTTGAATGGGGCCATACTGAGTCTAGTCTCAGCAGCTATTGGCACAGGAAAGGTAGATCCACTAGTTATGGCCCTTTTCACAATTGCAATTGCTGCAGTAGAATCTGCAGTTGGAATAAGTATACTGGTTTCGATATACAGGAAATTCGGCAAGATTGATATTTCGTTGCTGAAGGAGATAAGGTGGTAA
- the tatC gene encoding Sec-independent protein translocase TatC, whose protein sequence is MENGPLKVITNNIDELRFRVIRIVVPILVFFSIFLLFDLRSFYIGLGSISFHFPFIYPDPYENMGAQFLKLIIDHVITEHFQLIAIKPTDGVVADFYSCLFLSIIVTSPNISYQTGKFIGPALKASEKHLIKTTIYPALILFLIGALVGFYFVAPLMFRILYDFDLGVGAQPTMSITSFVSFFFIYVLSFGLSFETPVIMVGLTYLSIVPASYWRKNWRYAIVAALIFGVIFSPGVTGFTMILLAIPIIALYFVGIYASQRTERRKNNEIQKDLGGLS, encoded by the coding sequence ATGGAAAATGGCCCGCTGAAGGTCATTACAAATAATATTGATGAACTGCGTTTCAGGGTTATAAGAATTGTAGTTCCGATTCTGGTCTTTTTTAGCATTTTTTTGCTGTTTGATCTAAGGTCATTTTATATTGGTCTTGGGTCTATTTCCTTTCATTTTCCCTTCATTTATCCTGATCCCTATGAAAATATGGGAGCACAATTCCTTAAACTCATAATTGACCATGTAATAACAGAACATTTCCAGCTGATTGCCATTAAGCCCACAGATGGTGTTGTGGCTGATTTTTACTCCTGCCTGTTCTTATCCATTATTGTAACTTCGCCAAATATTTCATACCAGACGGGGAAGTTTATTGGACCTGCGCTTAAAGCCTCAGAAAAGCATCTGATTAAGACAACAATTTACCCAGCACTTATACTATTCCTGATTGGAGCACTTGTGGGATTCTATTTTGTAGCCCCGCTTATGTTTAGAATACTGTATGACTTTGATCTTGGCGTTGGAGCCCAGCCTACAATGAGCATAACTTCCTTTGTCTCATTTTTCTTCATCTACGTTCTTTCCTTTGGATTATCCTTTGAAACACCTGTGATAATGGTTGGGTTGACCTATTTATCAATCGTACCAGCAAGCTACTGGAGGAAGAACTGGAGATATGCCATAGTGGCGGCACTTATCTTCGGTGTAATATTTTCTCCAGGAGTGACAGGATTTACCATGATTCTACTCGCCATACCCATAATCGCCCTTTATTTTGTTGGAATTTATGCATCCCAGAGAACGGAGAGAAGGAAAAATAATGAAATTCAGAAAGATCTAGGCGGTCTCTCTTAA
- the nuoH gene encoding NADH-quinone oxidoreductase subunit NuoH — MNLLLRIADILSVLGHYPSYILAYIIETLIVIIFATVVVAGMVYFFRKYMARVQMRIGPNRVGKGGVLQVMADGLKLIQKESILPEGRDDLAYKVAPILIFFGLIMGFIFIPYGPLAWFGQLTVSHSDVSIIILFALIAIMPIGEILSGISSNNKYAVLGALRGVAKDISFEVPMMLSILAVVMMASVKVSDPLDINGVVVAQSIPFAILEPLGFFVFLISMAARASYSPFDMGESDSELVTGNTTEYSGLRFGLFYLGLFGTIFLGSMLISTIYLGGYLGPYTNYAGFIWLMIKTLVLVVISLTIWLSMPRVRIDKFVNFGWKYLLPISFINLIITGIIIFGGIA, encoded by the coding sequence ATGAATTTGCTCCTGAGGATAGCTGATATATTATCAGTTCTGGGGCACTATCCTTCATACATTCTGGCATATATAATTGAAACCCTGATAGTAATAATATTTGCCACAGTCGTTGTCGCTGGCATGGTGTATTTCTTCAGGAAATATATGGCAAGGGTCCAAATGAGAATCGGACCGAACAGGGTGGGCAAGGGAGGAGTATTACAGGTGATGGCTGACGGTCTGAAACTAATACAGAAAGAATCAATCTTACCAGAAGGAAGAGATGATCTTGCATACAAGGTCGCTCCTATCCTAATATTCTTTGGACTGATCATGGGATTTATATTCATTCCATACGGGCCTCTTGCATGGTTTGGACAGCTTACAGTATCTCATTCTGATGTGAGTATTATCATATTATTCGCATTAATAGCCATAATGCCCATAGGAGAAATATTATCTGGAATAAGCTCAAACAACAAGTATGCTGTACTTGGGGCACTCAGAGGTGTTGCGAAGGATATATCTTTTGAAGTTCCAATGATGCTTTCCATCCTTGCGGTTGTGATGATGGCATCAGTCAAGGTGTCTGATCCACTGGACATAAACGGAGTTGTTGTTGCCCAGTCAATACCTTTTGCCATTCTGGAACCTTTAGGATTTTTCGTTTTCCTAATATCCATGGCTGCAAGGGCATCATATTCACCATTTGATATGGGCGAAAGTGATAGTGAACTTGTCACTGGAAACACCACAGAGTACAGTGGTCTAAGATTCGGTCTTTTTTACCTTGGATTATTTGGAACAATCTTCCTTGGTTCAATGCTTATAAGCACCATATATCTTGGTGGATATCTTGGGCCATACACAAACTATGCTGGATTTATATGGCTTATGATAAAGACACTTGTGCTGGTAGTTATATCACTTACAATCTGGCTATCAATGCCAAGGGTAAGAATAGATAAGTTCGTGAACTTTGGATGGAAGTATTTACTACCAATCTCATTTATCAACCTGATAATTACTGGAATCATAATATTTGGAGGGATAGCATGA
- a CDS encoding complex I subunit 4 family protein, translated as MFILYIFLLTIIFAIVSILLKKKVWEVAVTESFVILVLTVIYALVRFQSYTGGLISISSYPIDRSIGITFSTGVDGLSIALLFLTTVIMFAAIYTAKNEKFDRRFYGLMMFTEVGLYGLLISRNFLFFYVFWEAIIIPVFLLIAIYGDSRKEKASLKFFVYTQIGSVFLLLSILTLFSYYGSSHGNVFTLNMSTLLNPSFIINDITNKVPFWTYFALFGFFFAFLVKMPSFPLHSWLPDAYTSAPYPVTIVLAGAISLMGGYGFFAVLMPIASVIGAGIAWTIIGLGIFSLIYFALTAMFQTNTKKMMAYASAASMGFISISLGDGILTSGQVSYTAYAGGIYQILAHGLIMGLVFSSLYLIKQRAGTESNLSVSGLWRDMPYISAFFLAGIMASLGLPGLAGFIAEASIVLSSYYVIGAIIFLIIFGMIITASYHIWVVQKTLNGPFNENMGKLKDAKGTEILLLSFLFILILLLGIYPNLFFGPILSFVKGVF; from the coding sequence ATGTTTATTTTATATATATTTTTATTAACCATAATATTCGCAATCGTATCCATTCTCCTTAAAAAAAAGGTTTGGGAAGTTGCAGTAACAGAGAGTTTCGTAATTCTTGTATTAACTGTAATTTATGCTCTTGTAAGATTTCAATCATATACGGGAGGGCTAATTTCCATAAGTTCATACCCAATTGACAGATCAATAGGAATTACGTTCAGCACTGGTGTGGATGGTCTTTCCATAGCACTTCTATTTCTGACAACTGTCATAATGTTTGCTGCTATATATACAGCGAAGAATGAAAAATTTGACAGAAGATTCTATGGCTTGATGATGTTCACTGAAGTTGGGCTTTATGGATTGCTTATTTCAAGAAATTTCCTGTTCTTCTATGTATTCTGGGAGGCAATCATCATTCCTGTATTCCTTTTAATCGCCATATACGGGGATTCAAGAAAGGAAAAGGCATCACTAAAATTCTTTGTATATACACAAATAGGATCTGTTTTCCTTCTGCTTTCCATACTGACACTATTCTCTTACTATGGTTCTTCACATGGAAACGTTTTTACGTTAAACATGTCGACGCTGTTAAATCCATCATTTATAATCAATGATATAACTAATAAGGTACCATTCTGGACATATTTTGCCCTATTTGGATTTTTCTTTGCCTTCCTGGTAAAAATGCCATCTTTCCCGCTTCACTCATGGTTACCGGATGCATATACATCTGCACCATACCCCGTAACCATTGTACTTGCTGGGGCCATTTCCCTTATGGGAGGTTATGGTTTCTTTGCTGTACTGATGCCAATAGCATCAGTCATTGGAGCAGGAATAGCATGGACAATAATCGGACTGGGCATTTTCAGTCTGATATATTTTGCTCTAACTGCTATGTTTCAGACAAACACCAAGAAGATGATGGCGTATGCCAGTGCGGCTTCAATGGGTTTTATTAGCATATCCCTTGGAGATGGTATACTCACCAGTGGTCAGGTCTCATACACAGCATATGCAGGGGGCATTTATCAAATACTTGCACATGGCCTCATAATGGGTCTCGTCTTTTCATCACTGTATCTAATTAAACAGAGGGCTGGAACAGAATCCAATCTTTCAGTCAGCGGTTTGTGGAGGGACATGCCATATATTTCAGCATTTTTCCTTGCAGGAATAATGGCCTCACTGGGTCTTCCGGGACTTGCAGGGTTCATAGCCGAAGCATCTATCGTATTATCATCATATTATGTGATCGGTGCCATTATTTTCCTAATTATTTTTGGGATGATCATCACTGCATCCTATCACATCTGGGTAGTACAAAAGACTCTTAATGGCCCATTCAATGAAAACATGGGAAAACTTAAGGATGCAAAGGGAACAGAAATATTACTTCTTTCATTTCTCTTCATACTCATACTGCTCCTCGGGATATATCCAAATCTGTTCTTTGGTCCAATACTAAGCTTCGTAAAGGGGGTATTCTAA
- a CDS encoding NADH-quinone oxidoreductase subunit 5 family protein has product MLNYAWFIFLTPIIFAPISVIAGKRSKVTAGILASLSIFISLILSIIVWLNIRGTSTPIYQSYNWFDNINAGIYVDHLAVVMVLMVSFVSLMIHLFAMYYMKDDPRKNTYFGETALFTGGMLGLILASNLLEFFLFWELVGLCSYLLVGFWFFKPNAASAAKKAFIVTRVGDLLFIIGLAVLYSLLTVRGVSSPLSIPYLINNAHTIATEIGAQNLTIIGLLFLGGAAGKSAQFPLHVWIPDAMEGPTTVSALIHAATMVTAGVYLIARVLPLYANATPLAAESVLYIGAFTALFAGTIGIVVNDLKRILAYSTISQIGYMMAALGMVSTFGESVIGYSIYHLVVHAVFKALLFMSAGVILLTLMELRDVKKMGGLWKRMPVTISLMFIGSITLAAIPPTAAFFSKDTIIDVAYNYFIMNGSNVYSILPWIFLVIGALMTALYTFRMFFLVALGKPRSKLAEEAKDPPKVVLIPLMILAFLSLTLGLIQYRFYDFIVPDTTRVVVPLFIEYTPLTMVVIGVLITIGLYATTRWQRMNYDRNPVYRLLKAKYFLDALFTRVIAERVILPLSSGVSRLEKGFSISIEGTGKVAMGFGGVLRRIENGVVEYYFVFLIAGVAILMLLLELLGGI; this is encoded by the coding sequence ATGTTAAACTATGCATGGTTCATATTCCTTACACCAATAATATTTGCACCCATAAGCGTCATTGCTGGAAAAAGAAGCAAAGTAACAGCTGGTATACTAGCGTCACTGTCAATATTTATATCGCTCATACTTTCAATAATTGTATGGCTAAATATAAGAGGAACATCCACACCAATTTACCAGAGTTATAACTGGTTTGATAACATAAACGCTGGAATATATGTAGATCACCTTGCAGTTGTAATGGTATTAATGGTATCATTTGTCTCCCTAATGATTCATCTTTTTGCCATGTATTATATGAAGGATGACCCGAGGAAGAATACATACTTCGGGGAGACAGCCCTTTTCACAGGAGGAATGCTTGGTCTTATACTTGCATCCAATCTTCTTGAATTCTTTCTGTTCTGGGAACTGGTGGGACTATGTTCATACCTCCTTGTAGGATTCTGGTTTTTCAAGCCAAATGCAGCTTCTGCAGCAAAGAAGGCGTTTATAGTTACACGAGTAGGTGATCTGCTATTTATAATAGGGCTCGCTGTTCTGTATTCCCTCCTAACAGTAAGAGGAGTTTCATCACCACTTAGCATACCATATCTGATAAACAATGCCCACACAATAGCCACAGAAATAGGGGCACAAAACCTGACCATTATAGGATTACTCTTCCTGGGAGGAGCAGCCGGTAAGTCAGCACAGTTTCCATTACATGTATGGATTCCAGATGCAATGGAAGGTCCTACCACAGTTTCAGCGCTGATTCATGCTGCGACAATGGTAACAGCCGGTGTATATCTTATAGCTAGGGTACTTCCACTTTATGCCAATGCAACACCTCTGGCAGCAGAGTCAGTACTTTACATAGGTGCGTTTACCGCATTGTTTGCAGGAACAATAGGGATAGTAGTAAACGACCTGAAAAGGATTCTTGCATATTCTACAATCTCCCAGATAGGATATATGATGGCAGCGCTTGGAATGGTTTCCACCTTTGGTGAGAGTGTGATAGGCTATTCTATCTATCATCTAGTTGTTCACGCTGTTTTCAAGGCATTACTATTCATGTCAGCCGGAGTCATTTTACTGACTCTCATGGAACTAAGAGATGTAAAGAAAATGGGTGGTCTCTGGAAGAGGATGCCGGTAACAATTTCCCTGATGTTCATTGGTTCCATAACACTGGCAGCCATACCGCCCACTGCAGCATTCTTCTCAAAAGATACCATTATAGATGTTGCTTATAACTATTTCATAATGAATGGTAGCAACGTTTATTCTATACTACCTTGGATTTTCCTGGTTATAGGTGCCTTAATGACAGCTCTTTACACATTCAGAATGTTCTTCCTGGTGGCGCTTGGTAAACCAAGATCTAAGCTTGCAGAAGAGGCAAAAGATCCACCAAAGGTTGTATTGATACCACTTATGATACTTGCATTTCTATCTCTAACACTCGGGCTTATACAGTACCGTTTCTATGACTTTATAGTACCAGACACCACAAGGGTTGTTGTCCCATTGTTCATTGAATATACACCATTAACAATGGTTGTAATAGGTGTTCTCATAACCATAGGACTCTATGCAACAACCAGATGGCAGAGAATGAACTATGACAGGAACCCTGTCTACAGGCTTCTAAAGGCAAAGTACTTTCTGGATGCCTTATTTACTAGAGTCATAGCAGAGAGGGTAATCCTTCCACTTTCTTCTGGTGTATCTAGGCTTGAGAAAGGATTCTCAATTTCCATCGAAGGAACTGGAAAGGTAGCCATGGGATTTGGAGGAGTACTTAGGAGAATAGAGAATGGTGTGGTGGAATACTATTTCGTATTTCTTATAGCAGGTGTGGCAATACTGATGCTTCTCCTTGAGCTACTTGGAGGGATTTAG
- a CDS encoding NADH-quinone oxidoreductase subunit C — MAYEVKEEKSKDGRKVLRIPKEDLLDLMKDMKNGGFDSLSLISTVDFRDRVEVVYHLTNSKTEEMLVIKSETRDSRMPSVTSLFESANWDEREQYDMMGIIFEGHPNLKRILLPEGWVGYPLRKDYDLSKIQYVNMDDEGNDQVSFDPGDGW; from the coding sequence ATGGCCTATGAAGTTAAGGAAGAAAAAAGCAAGGATGGCAGAAAGGTTCTGAGGATACCTAAAGAAGACCTGCTGGACCTTATGAAAGATATGAAGAACGGAGGATTCGATTCACTCAGTCTCATAAGCACAGTTGATTTTAGGGACAGGGTTGAAGTTGTGTATCATCTCACCAATTCAAAAACAGAGGAAATGCTTGTTATAAAATCAGAAACTAGAGATTCTAGAATGCCAAGTGTTACATCACTTTTCGAAAGCGCAAACTGGGATGAAAGAGAGCAGTATGATATGATGGGGATAATATTCGAGGGTCACCCTAATCTCAAAAGAATACTGCTGCCAGAGGGATGGGTTGGGTACCCATTAAGAAAGGACTACGATCTGAGTAAGATACAGTATGTAAACATGGATGATGAAGGAAACGATCAGGTAAGCTTTGATCCGGGAGATGGGTGGTAA
- the nuoI gene encoding NADH-quinone oxidoreductase subunit NuoI, with the protein MIEIKEVKEPKRIPIIGSVMGMFTVFKHLFQKPVTVQYPEVKGEIPDRFRFRVYLSTDDCVGCTLCEQVCPNLSITMMNLDKENQRNKRKIYPTVNFGTCTVCRNCEEICPTDAIYLKEVFETARTKNNFLYSPTDLEKGEDEVRR; encoded by the coding sequence ATGATAGAAATAAAAGAAGTGAAGGAACCCAAGAGAATTCCAATAATCGGTTCCGTTATGGGGATGTTTACCGTATTCAAGCATCTCTTTCAAAAGCCTGTCACAGTTCAGTATCCAGAAGTTAAGGGTGAAATACCAGATAGATTCAGATTCAGAGTCTATCTGAGCACTGATGACTGTGTAGGTTGCACACTTTGTGAACAGGTATGCCCAAATCTCTCAATCACCATGATGAATCTGGACAAGGAGAATCAGAGAAATAAGAGGAAGATATACCCAACAGTCAATTTTGGTACATGTACAGTATGCAGGAACTGCGAGGAGATCTGCCCAACAGATGCTATATATCTTAAGGAAGTGTTCGAGACTGCAAGAACTAAGAACAATTTCTTATACTCTCCTACAGACCTTGAGAAAGGGGAGGACGAGGTAAGAAGATGA
- a CDS encoding NADH-quinone oxidoreductase subunit D — MMEKDGLKEKYIELNMGPQHPSTHGVLRLKLLLDGETVKKVEPVIGYLHRNAEKICELDFYCDALIYFDRMDYVAAMNMEVGYLEAAEKLLNIEPPERVVWIRTVMAELNRIASHLVWAGAFGLDLGMLTPFFYVFEQREKVLDLFTEICGSRQETNYMSIGGVYQDFNDKIIYKIKEFTKQFPKKLDEVYNLFAKNDIFISRTKNVGILEPEVALDYGVTGPMLRASGIPYDVRKAEPYLAYDKVNFDIPISKRKDVLARFVVRFEEMRQSVRIINQALDKIPDGPYFNPKAKKSLMVRLRGEGDVYARTESTKGEFGVYLVGDGSVKPYRVHVRSPSFKNLSVLPYLAKDVLIADMVAISGSIDLVFGEVDR; from the coding sequence ATGATGGAGAAAGACGGACTGAAAGAGAAATATATTGAGCTTAATATGGGTCCGCAACACCCATCAACTCACGGAGTGCTCAGATTAAAATTATTGCTGGATGGAGAAACAGTGAAGAAGGTAGAACCTGTTATAGGATATCTTCACAGAAACGCTGAAAAAATATGTGAACTTGATTTCTACTGTGATGCTCTAATATATTTCGACAGGATGGATTATGTAGCAGCAATGAACATGGAAGTGGGTTATCTTGAGGCTGCAGAAAAGCTCCTTAATATAGAACCTCCAGAAAGAGTGGTATGGATAAGAACAGTCATGGCTGAACTCAACAGGATTGCCTCGCATCTTGTATGGGCAGGCGCCTTTGGGCTGGATCTTGGAATGCTTACACCTTTCTTCTATGTATTCGAACAGAGGGAAAAAGTTCTGGATCTGTTCACAGAAATATGTGGCTCCAGACAGGAAACAAACTATATGAGCATAGGCGGTGTCTATCAGGATTTCAATGATAAGATAATTTATAAGATAAAGGAGTTTACAAAGCAGTTTCCGAAGAAACTCGACGAGGTCTATAACCTGTTTGCAAAGAATGATATTTTTATATCAAGAACAAAGAATGTGGGTATACTTGAACCAGAAGTTGCACTGGACTATGGAGTAACAGGTCCAATGCTGAGAGCGTCCGGAATACCATATGATGTACGTAAGGCAGAACCATATCTTGCATACGACAAAGTAAATTTTGATATTCCAATATCAAAGAGAAAAGATGTACTTGCCAGGTTTGTAGTCAGATTTGAGGAAATGAGGCAATCAGTGAGGATAATAAATCAGGCTCTGGACAAGATACCTGACGGACCTTATTTCAACCCAAAAGCAAAGAAATCACTTATGGTAAGACTGAGAGGAGAAGGAGATGTGTATGCAAGAACAGAATCAACGAAAGGTGAATTTGGTGTATATCTGGTGGGAGACGGATCTGTAAAACCATACAGGGTTCACGTCAGAAGTCCATCATTCAAGAATCTTTCTGTACTACCTTATCTTGCAAAGGATGTACTGATTGCAGACATGGTCGCAATTTCAGGCTCCATAGATCTGGTATTTGGAGAGGTGGATAGATGA